CGGTGAGCTGCTGGCCTCGAAGATGGCGACGTACGAACTGGTCCTGCCGTGGGCGCGGATGGGCGTCTTCCTGCTGCTGGCCGCGACGGTGGGCATCCTCGCGGCGCTGTGGCCGGCCCGGCGTGCGGCACGGCTGAACATGCTGGATGCCATCAAGGCGGAGTGACGGATGCGCGAAGGGCCCCTTTCCCCGGCGGGAGAGGGGCCCTTCGCCGTTCTCAGTTCCAGGTGCGGGCGCGCAGCGGCATGTCCGACGTCCCGGACTCGGGGGTACGGACGGCCAGGACCTGGTTGACGCCGATGCGGTTGCGTTCGAAGGCCAGCGCGGACGCCGCCATGTACAGGCGCCAGACGCGGGCGCGGCCGGGGCCGGCCAGCTGGACGGCACGCTCCCACTCGGCCTCCAGGCGGGCGACCCACCGGCGCAGGGTGAGGGCGTAGTGCTCGCGGATCGCCTCGACGTCGCGCACCTCGAAGCCGGCGCGCTCCAACTGGGCGACGGTGATGCCGATCGGCTGGAGCTCGCCGTCGGGGAAGACGTAGGAGTCGATGAACGCGTCGACGCTGTACGTCGTCTCGTCCCGCTGCGGGCGGCGGGCGATCTGGTGGTTCAGGAGCCGCCCGCCGGGCTTGAGCAGGCCGTACAGGTCGGCGGCGTACTCCAGATACTGCTCGGCGCCGACGTGTTCGGCCATGCCGATGGAGGAGACCGCGTCGTAGGGCCCGTCGCGGACGTCGCGGTAGTCCTGGACGCGGATCTCGACCTTGTCGGTGAGGCCCTCGTCGGCGACGCGCTTGCGGGCGTAGGCGGCCTGTTCCTGGGAGAGCGTGACGCCGACGACGCTCACGCCGTGCTCGCGGGCGGCGTGGATGGCCATGGAGCCCCAGCCGCAGCCGACGTCGAGCAGCCGCCGCCCGGGTGTCAGGCCGAGCTTGCGGCAGACGAGTTCGAGCTTGTCCCGCTGGGCCTGTTCGAGGGTGCTGTCCGGGGTGGGCCAGTAGGCGCAGGAGTACACCATGGACGGGCCGAGGACGATCTCGTAGAAGTCGTTGCCGACGTCGTAGTGGTGGCTGATGGCGCGTCGGTCGGTGCGCTTGGTGTGCAGGTGGCGGCGGGGGCTGCGGGTCTCCTCGCGGGGCGGGGCGGGCGGCAGCGGGACTCCGGCGAGTGCGATCAGGCCTCGGACGGCGGCGCGGGCCTCGGGGTCGCGCAGGGTCTGGGCGAGGGTGCGGGCGTCGTCGTCGCGCTCCCAGACGAGACCGGCCAGCAGATCGAGGGTCGCGTAGAGGTCACCCTCGATGTCGAGGTCCCCCGCCACCCAGGCGCGGGCCAGGCCCAGTTCGCCCGGCTTCCACAGCAGGCGGCGCAGCGCCCGGCGGTTGCGTACGACGAGGGTCGGCGCGCCCGGGGGGCCCGCCTGCGAACCGTCCCAGGCGCGGATGCGCACCGGGAGCGGTGCTCCCAGCAACTGTGTGAAGAGGACCTGCAGCCGCGGCGCGGCGTCTGCCATGGTGTACACCTCCGTGACGGGGAATCCCGGAATGTCCGACACCACGTAAACACCTGCGGGGCTTCGGCGCAGTCCCCGGCACGCGTCATGTCTGGGCAAAGCCCCCTCTTCACCCGCCCGAACACGGCTCCCTGACACGCCGAAGGGCCTCCCGCACCACGGATGGCGGGAGGCCCTTCGTCAGGCGGACGACCGACCGGAGGTCAGGAGGCCTTGGCCTTCTCCTCGGTCTTCTCCTTCGGCGCGGCGGCGACCGGGGCCGGCTTGGCCGCCTCGTAGAACTCCTCGCGCGGCGTCTCGATGGCGCCGAGCGAGACGACCTCACGCTTGAGGAACATGCCGAGGGTCCAGTCGGCGAAGACGCGGATCTTGCGGTTCCAGGTCGGCATCGCCATGCCGTGGTAGCCACGGTGCATGTACCAGGCGAGACGGCCCTTGAGCTTGATCTTCATCTTGCCCATGACGATCATCGCGACGCCCTTGTGGAGGCCGAGACCGGCCACCGCGCCCTTGTTGGCGTGGGCGTAGTCCTTCTGCGGGAAGCCCCGCATGCCGGACACCACGTTGTCGCCGAGGACCCGGGCCTGGCGCAGCGCGTGCTGGGCGTTCGGCGGGCACCAGGCGTTCTCGTTGCCCGCCTTGCGGCCGACGAGGTCCGGGACCTGGGCGTTGTCGCCGGCGGCCCAGATGTAGTCGGTGCCCTTGACCTGGAGGGTCGGCTCGCAGTCGACGTGACCGCGGGGGCCGAGGGGCAGGCCGTAGCGGGCGAGGGCCGGGTTGGGCTTGACGCCGGCGGTCCAGACGATGGTGCTGGAGTCGACCTCGAGGCCGTTCTTCAGCACCACGTGGCCGTCGACGCAGGAGTCCATGGAGGTGGACAGGTAGACCTCGACGCCGCGGCCCTCGAGGTGCTCCTTGCCGTACGTGCCGAGCTTGGGGCCGACCTCGGGGAGGATCTTGTCGGCGGCGTCGACCAGGATGAAGCGCATGTCCTCACGGGACACGTTCTTGTAGTACTGCGAGGCGTCCCGGGCCATGTCCTCGACCTCGCCGATGGTCTCCGCACCGGCGAAACCGCCGCCCACGAAGACGAAGGTGAGCGCCTTGCGGCGGATCTCCTCGTCGGTGGTGGAGTCGGCCTTGTCGAGCTGCTCGAGGACGTGGTTGCGCAGGCCGATGGCCTCCTCGACGCCCTTCATGCCGATGCCCTGCTCGGCGAGGCCGGGGATCGGGAAGGTGCGGGAGACCGCGCCGAGCGCGATCACCAGGTAGTCGAAGGGCAGCTCGTAGGCCTCGCCGACCAGCGGGGAGACCGTGGCGACCTTGCGGTCCTGGTCGATGGTGGTGACCCGGCCGGTGAGGACCTCCGCCTTGGGCAGCACGCGTCGCAGCGGGACGACGACGTGGCGCGGGGAGATGTTGCCGGCGGCGGCTTCGGGGAGGAAGGGCTGGTAGGTCATGTACGACCGGGGGTCGACGACCGTGACGGTCGCCTCGCCGTAGCGCATCTTCTTCTGAATGCGCCGAGCTGCGTACAGGCCTACGTACCCACCGCCTACTACGAGGATCCTGGGACGCTCCGTGGTGCTCATGCCATCGAGTATCCACCCGTCTCAGGGGGGTGGCTCGTGCGCCCCTTCACAAGCTCGGGCGGGGTGTGTGTTATCCTCCGCGACTCGCGTGATCCACGTCATGGTGACAACCGGGCTTCTTTGTGCACCCCGGAGCGTTGTCAATGCCGCGTGAGCTGCCTCTCTGTGCCTGAGGAGCCTCCGTGAGGCACCCCCGGGGCGTCGCTCCGAGCGCTTTCACGGACACCCCCATACCACGCTTCTGAACATGTTCAAAGGCCAGTTCAGCCCCCGGACGGGTCAACGGGACCTCTCCCGTCGCCCGGGAGGGCCGAATTCCTTGTGAAGAACTTCACGAACTTTTCCGACGGGCTGTCGCCCGGGGGTTCGTCCGAGCCCCCAGGACGCGCTCATTCGTGATCCATGCCTGCTCAGAAGCGGGCTACGCGACCGGCCACGCGATGCCGTCGAGGATTTCCCATGAACGCGCCTCCCGCACGCTGCGATGTCCACTCGCAACGGCGCCCCAGTAGCCGCGGTCGTGCCGATCACCGACTTCGAAGCGCTGGAGGAGGCGGCCGACGTGATGCTGGCCCGGGAGGCGGAAGCAGTCCTGGCCGACGGCGGGCCCACCGTTTCCATGGCCGACCTGCTGGCGGACCTGTTCAGCGAGCGCGATGAAGGCGCCGCGTGAAGTACGCCTTCCGGTTCACTACTGCTGCACAGCGGCAGCTTCGGGCCATCAGCCGGCACGATGCCATGCGCATCCTGACCGCGTTGACCGCGCTCGGCGACGATCCGTACCGCGAGGACGCCGATGTCAAGAAGCTCACCGGCCCGTCCGGGCTCTACCGGCTCGGGGTCGGCAGCTACAGGGTCGCCTACCAGATCAGCGATGGTGAGCTCGTCATCCTCGTCGTCAAGGTAGGCGACCGGCGGGACGTGTACCGCAACCTGTAGGCGGTCAGGCCAAAGACCAGCCAATACCGTCGAGGATGTCGTGCTCGCTCACGACGACCTCCCGCGCGCCGATCCGCTCCATGATCGACAGGAGCACGAGGGCGCCCGCCCCGATCACGTCGACCCGGCCCGGGTGCATCGAGGGCACGGCCGCGCGCTCGGCGTGGGTGGAGCGCAGCAGCCACTCGGTGATCTCGCGGACCCGTTCGTAGGAGACACGGGAGTGGTGGATGGCCTCGGAGTCGTACTCGGGCAGTTCCTGGGCGATCGCCGACACGGTCGTCACGGAGCCGGCCAGGCCGACCAGCGTGCGCGCCTCGCGCAGCGGAACCGTCTGCTCGGCGAGGTCGAGCGCGGCCTCGATGTCGGCCCGCATCGCCGCGATCCGCTCCGCGGACGGCGGGTCGCTCACCACCCCGTCCCGGACCAGATGCCGCTCGGTCATGCGGACACAGCCGATGTCCACCGAGCGGGCCGCCCGGACCCGGTCGTCACCCACGACGAACTCGGTCGAGCCGCCGCCGATGTCCACCACGAGGTAGGGCTTCGCAAGGTGGTCGCGCCCGGCGAGCTCCTTGGTGGCGCCGGTGAAGGAGAACGCGGCCTCCTGGTCCCCGGAGATCACCTCGGGCTCGACGCCCAGGATGTCCAGCACACCGCGCACGAACTCGTCCCGGTTCTCGGCGTCCCGGGAGGCGGACGTCGCCACGAACCGCAGCCGCTCCGCCCCGTGCTCCTTGATGATCCCGGCGTACTCGCGGCACGCCGCGAAGGTCCGCTGCAGCGCCTCGGGGGCGAGCCGGCCGGTGCGGTCGACACCCTGCCCGAGCCGCACGATCGTCATCCGGCGATCCAGGTCGACCAGCTCACCGGTCGCCGGGTCCGCGTCGGCGACCAGCAGCCTGATGGAGTTCGTACCGCAGTCCACGGCGGCGACACGGGTCACTGGGCATCCTCCTCGGCGGTCGTCACGCAGGCGCCCTTGCGCCACCACTCCGGCAGCATGGCCAGAGCCTCGTCACCGAGCGGGTTCACGCCCGGCCCCGCGGCCAGCGAGTGAGCCACGAGGACGTGCAGGCACTTCACCCGGTCCGGCATGCCGCCCGCGCTGGGGAAGTTCTTCAGCTCCTCGATCTCGTCGCGCCGCCGGATGTAGTCCTCGTGCGCGGCCCGGTACGCCGCCGCCAGCTCCGGGTCCGAGTCCAGCCGCTCGGTCATCTCCTTCATCACGCCGTTGGCCTCCAGCGTCCCGATCGCCGAGTTCGCCTTCGGGCACGTCAGGTAGTACAGCGTCGGGAAGGGCGTGCCGTCCGGCAGCCGCGGCGCCGTCTCGACGACGTCCGGCTGTCCGCACGGGCAGCGGTGCGCGATCGCGCGCAGACCTCGCGGAGGCCGACCGAGCTGCTGCTTGAAGGCCTCGACGTCGGCGTCGGTGGGCTCGGTGCGCGGGGTAGTCGGAGGGGGCGTTTCCATGACTGTTTCAGGCTGTCTTTCTCTGGGTTCAGGTCACTGGGGCTCGGGTCACTGGCCGGAGGCGTCGGCCTTGTCGACCCCGTCCCAGACGTTCGAGTACCAGGGGCGGTCGGCCGCCCCCAGGTCGGTGCGCGACTGCTTCGACGCGTGCGGGTCGACGACGATGAAGCCCGTCTCCCCCGGCATGACGTAGTGCAACCGCTGCCGGATCTGCTGCTCGGCGTACGCGTCGTCCTGCCAGCGCGCCTTCAGGTCGCGCAGCCGTTCGACGCGCTCGCGGGCCTGCCGCTGTTCGCGCTGGAGGTCGTCGATCTCGGCGCGCTGCGAGACGTACTCCCGCATCGGGTAGGCCAGGGCCACGATCAGCGAGCACATCACCAGGGCGAGCAGCGCGGCCCGGCCGGTCAGCCGCGAGCGGCGGGCCTGGCGCTTGGTCTGGGAGCGGTAGACCCGGGCCGCGGTCTGCTCGCCGAGCAACCGGATCCTGGTCGCGGTGGAGAACCGGTCCCGGTCCTTCACGGCCATCTGTCCGCCTCCCGCTCCACCGTCCTACGCGCGTACGTCCCCGGACACGGTACGGGACCGAGTACGGGGACGTACGTACGACGCTGCGTCTTGTGGCCGGGGTCAGCCCTTGAAGCGCGGGAAGGCCGAGCGGCCGGCGTACACCGCGGCGTCGTCGAGGATCTCCTCGATGCGCAGCAGCTGGTTGTACTTGGCGACGCGCTCGGAGCGGGCCGGGGCACCGGTCTTGATCTGGCCGCAGTTGGTGGCGACGGCCAGGTCGGCGATGGTGACGTCCTCGGTCTCGCCGGAGCGGTGCGACATCATGCACTTGAAGCCGTTGCGCTGGGCCAGCTCGACGGCGTCCAGGGTCTCGGTGAGCGAACCGATCTGGTTGACCTTGACCAGGAGCGCGTTGGCCGCGCCCTCGTCGATGCCGCGGGCCAGGCGCTCGGGGTTGGTGACGAACAGGTCGTCGCCGACGATCTGGACCTTGTCGCCCAGCTTGTCGGTGAGGACCTTCCAGCCGTCCCAGTCGTCCTCGAACAGCGGGTCCTCAATGGAGACGAGCGGGTACGCGTCGACGAGCTCCGCGTAGTACTCGGTCATCTCGGCCGCCGAGCGCTCCTTGCCCTCGAAGGTGTAGACGCCGTCCTTGTAGAACTCGGACGCGGCGACGTCGAGCGCCAGGGCGATCTGCTCGCCGGGGGTGTAGCCGGCTTCCTTGACGGCCTCGAGGATGAGGTCGAGGGCCTCGCGGTTGGAGCCGAGGTTCGGGGCGAAGCCGCCCTCGTCGCCGAGGCCGGTGGCCAGGCCCTTGCTCTTCAGGACCTTCTTCAGCGTGTGGTAGACCTCGGCGCCCCAGCGCAGGGCCTCGGAGAAGGACTCCGCGCCGATCGGGGCGATCATGAACTCCTGGATGTCCACGTTGGAGTCGGCGTGCGAGCCGCCGTTCAGGATGTTCATCATCGGCACCGGCAGCAGGTGCGCGTTGGGGCCGCCCAGGTAGCGGAAGAGCGGCAGGTCGCTGGCCTCGGAGGCGGCGTGGGCGACGGCGAGGGAGACGCCGAGGATGGCGTTGGCGCCGAGGGAGCCCTTGTTGTCGGTGGCGTCCAGGTCGAACATCGCCTGGTCGATCAGGCGCTGCTCGGTGGCGTCGTAGCCGACGAGCTCCGGGCCGATCTGCTCGATGACCGCGAGGACGGCCTTCTCCACACCCTTGCCGAGGTAGCGGTTCGAGTCGCCGTCGCGGAGCTCGATGGCCTCGAAGGCGCCCGTGGAGGCGCCGGACGGGACGGCGGCACGACCGGTGCTGCCGTCGTCGAGGCCGACCTCGACCTCGACCGTGGGGTTGCCTCGGGAGTCCAGGATTTCCCGGGCTACGACGACGTCGATGGACGGCACGAGCATCTCCTTCTTATGTGACGCGGGTACGCGGGTCGCGTGGACCCGGCGAGGTGCGGGCCGTGGTGGCTCGCGACATGAGCCTAACCGGCTCCGGGCGATCGGCCACCGGGTCGCCCACCCCATGGACAGAACCGAGAGTAAATTGTTTCCGAACGGAACAAAGCCGGATTGCGAAGAACGGCAGAAAAAACCCCGCTCCGGTGCGTACGGGGGATGACGCACCGGAGCGGGGAGCCTGTGGGCCCTGGGCGGGCCGCTGCTTACTTCAGGTGCAGCTGCTGGCCCGGGTAGATGAGGTTGGCGTCCTCGACGATGTCCTTGTTCAGCTCGAACAGCTTCTCCCAGCCGCCCTTGACCTTCTTGTCCGCCGCGATCGAGCTCAGGGTGTCGCCCTTGACGACCTTGTACTCGCCGTCACCCTTCTTGACCTTCTTGCCGGTCGGGGTGGTGACGGTCTTCTTGGCGGCCGGGCGCTCGTCGGAGCGGGAGGCCGGCTGCTGCTGGGTCTCGCGGGACTCGGTGCTCTGCTGGCTCTGCTGCGAGGAGCTGCCGGAGTCGCTCGAGGAGCCGCCGCCGGTGTAGCCGGCGCTCGACAGGCCCTTGCCGCAGACCGGCCAGGCACCCTTACCCTGGCTCGCCAGGACCTTCTCGGCGATCTCGATCTGCTGGGACTTGGTGGCCTGGTCGGCGGTGGAGGCGTACTGGGTGCCGCCGTAGCCGGACCAGGTGGAGGCGGAGAACTGCAGACCGCCGTAGTAGCCGTTGCCGGTGTTGATGGACCAGTTGCCGCCGGACTCGCACTGGGCGACCGTGTCCCACTCGGAGGCGGTGGCGGCGGAGGCGTTGCCGACCGCCATCAGCGGGGCGGCGACGGCGGCGCCGGCGACACCGGCGACGGCGATGGCACGAGTGGCCTTGGACGGACGGCGGTGCTTGCCCTTGCTGGAAAACAGCATGGAAGATCCCCTCACCGACGCCTGCGAGGTGAGCTGTCGGGTTCGGGCCGGTTGAGTTGCCCGGCCGCGTCCCTCCCGGGACACGGCTTCACCCCAAGCCCTTCCGGCTCAACTGGCCGGTCGGGCACTTACCTTGGGTCCCCCGCTCCTGCCTACGGCGCTTGACGCGACGACTGTTCCCGTACGGCCGCTGGCAGGATTCGGCGTTGCGGCAGCCGGGGCTCGTGGTGACGAGCGGTCACGACCGTAGACACGCGGTCCGCGGAATTTCAAAGACGATCAAGGCTTCTGAGATCTATCTCTCACCGGCCTTATACGGGACATTCGGCGCGAAACATGACGTGAACTCACCCGGTTTCGGGACGACTTCGACTGCCGTTTCCGCACTGCCCGAACGGCTACCTCTCGTCCGCTTCGCCCCCTACCGTGAGCGTCTGACCGGGGTGGATGAGGTCGGGGTCGGCGCCGACCGCCTTCTCGTTGCCCTCGTAGAGCGCGTGCCATCCGCCGCTGACCCGAAGGGCGTCGGCGATGGACCAGAGACTGTCGCCGACACCCACGATGTAGGCGCCTTCGGACTCTTCGCCGGAACTCTCGTCAGCGGGCGTGGAGTGACGCCCCGTGGGCTTCTCCGCACGTTCGCCCTCGGGTGCGCGGGTTTCGTCGGCGCTGGGACCGCGATGACGGCCGGAGCCGGTATCGGCCGACGCCGAGGAGTCCTCGTCCTGCTGCGATGTGCCCGATGTGCCGCCCTCGGAGGTGGCCGACGGAGAGGCGTCGGGCTGCCGATCCCGCGACGAACCGTCGGATTCGGGCGACTTGCCGGTCTTGGTGGTTTCGTCCTTCGACGGCGACGACGCGTCAGGCGAAGGGGATGAAGAAGGACTCTCAGAGGGGGGCGAACCCAGCGAGTCGAGCAATCCGGGCGAGTCCACCTCACCGGATGATTCGGATGAATCGGGTGATTCCGACCCTTTGTCCTGCTGGAGTCCCGAGAGCAGTCCGCAGGTGCGCCACGCGCCGACCCCCTGGTCGGCGAGGATTCTCTCGGCCACGGCTATCTGCTGAGAGCGACTGGCCAGATCGGCGCTCGCGGCGTAGTCGAGACCGCCGTGGTTCTCCCAGTCCTCCTGGGACAACTGCAGGCCGCCGTAGTAGCCGTTACCGCTGTTCTGGCTCCAGGCGCCGCCGGTCTCGCAGTCCGCGACCCGGTCCCAGGTCGTGCCGTCGGCCGCGCTGGCGCCAGAAGCCCCGAGGAGCGGGATCGCGATGGCGGAGCCGGTCACTCCGGCCGCCACGAGGAGAGCCGGAGCCTGGCGGGGGCGACGGTGCCGACCGTTCCCGGAGAGCATACGGAGACCTTTCGCGAGACATCAGTGACCAACGCGGCGCGAAACCCGGGCCGCGTTGATGGGTGAACGTATCGGCAGACGATCACTTGTCACAAGTTCATGCCGCGCAGATCACGTGAAGATCACAAGTCTGATGTTTCGTCACTTTCAGCCGGCGCGAACTCCACCGGCAGGGTGCGCAGCCCGCGCATGATGAGGCCGCCGCGCCATCTCAGCTCGGCCGGATCCGCGGCGAGCCGGAGGTCGGGGAGGCGGGTGAGAAGGGTGGCGAGCGCGGTCTGGCCCTCCAGCCGGGCGAGCGGGGCACCGAGGCAGTAGTGGATGCCGTGGCCGTACCCGAGGTGCTGGTTGTCACGGCGGGCGAGATCCAGCACGTCCGGACCGGCGAACCGCTCCGGGTCCCGGTCCGCGGCGGCCAGCACGACGAGAACGGGGTCGCCCGCCTCGATGCGCTGCCCGCCGAGGGTGAGGGGCTGCGTGGCGAAGCGCCAGGTGGCGAGTTCGACGGGGCCGTCGTAGCGCAGCAGTTCCTCTACGCCGGTCTCCAGGAGGCCGCTCTCCCCGGCGGCGAGGGACGCCTGGAGGCGTGCGCGCTCCTCGGGGTGGGTGAGCAGGGCGTAGGTGCCGTTGCCGATCAGGTTCACGGTCGTCTCGAAACCGGCGAACAGCAGGATGAAGGCCATGGCCGCCGCCTCGTTCTCGGTGAGGTGCTCACCGTGGTCGGAGGCGCGAATGAGGCCGGAGATGAGGTCCTCGCCGAGGGCGGGTTCGGCGGGCAGCGCCTCCCGCTTGCGGTGGATGAGGTCGGCGAGGTAGCCGCGCATCTTCTTCACGGACCGTGCCACGCCGCCCCTGGGCCCGCCCTGGTGACGGATCATCATGCCCGCCCAGTCACGGAAGTCGTCCTGGTCCTCGGGCGGGACGCCGAGCAGGTCGCAGATGGCGTAGATGGGGAGCGGGAAGGCGAACTCGTGGATCAGGTCGGCGGACCCCTTCCGCGCGAACCCGTCGATGAGGGTGTCGGTGAGCTCCTGCACCCGCGGGGCGAACTCGGCGACCCGGCGGGGCGTGAACGCCTTGGACACCAGCCGCCGCAGCCGGGTGTGGTCCGGCGGGTCGATGTTCAGCAGATGCGTCATCAGATCGGCCTTGCGCTCCCCGGGGATCCCGGTCTTGCCCTTGGCGTGCGCCGGTTCGTCGTGGTGCGCCGGGTTCTTGGAGAGCCGGTTGTCGGCGAGCGTCTGCTTGGCGTCGGCGTACCGCGTGACCAGCCAGGCCTCCACACCGCTGGGGAGCCGCGTCTTGTGGACGGGGCTGTGCTCGCGGAGCCAGGCGTAGGCGGGGTAGGGGTTGCCGGCGAACTCCCACGAAAACAGCTCGGGCATCCCGGGCACTTCATGTCGCATGCCATGACCCTACGCAGCGCCTGCGGCGGCACCGGCGCCACTGTCAGAGGTCGGCACTACTCTGACGGCGTCGAGGCCAGGGGGACCGGGTGCTGGAAGGTGTACTGATCGCGGAGAGCCTGCGGGTGGGCGCCGAGCCGGCCGGTGTGCCGCTGCGGGTCACGAAGATCACGAGGGTGGCGGTGGAGGGCGCGGCGGCCGGGCAGCCGGGGCAGTGGACGCTCCTGGACTTCGCCGACGCGGAGCGGCCGGCCGAGCGGCCGGCGGACTGCCTGGCCCCGGCCGGGGGCTGGTACGTCAACTACAACACCGGCACGGAGGCGTTCGTGGTGTTCGCCGGCAGGGTCTTCCGCTATCCACGCCGGCAGACGGAGGGGCGCCTGCCGGCGCAGCGGTACGCCCGCTCCCTCGGGATCCCCGAGGCGCAGCTGGACTGGGAGGACTGACCCGGCGGGCTCAGCTCTCCGCCTCCCTGATCGCGTCCCGGTACGCGCGGGCCGCGGCTCTCAGGGCCGCTTCCGGGTCGACGCCCTCCGATTCGGCGCGGACGGCCAAGGCCAGGAGGTCGTAGCCGATGCCTTCGACGGGTGGCAGCGGTATGTCCAGGTCCGCTGTGCGGGCGCGGGAGGCCAGCTTGGCGGCGAGGGCCAGGCCGGGCTGACCGAGGGGGATGCCCTCGGTGATCGAGGTGCGCTGCTTCTCGACCGCCTTGGTGCGCAGCCAGTGCTCCTTGACCTCCTCGGGGGTGCTGGCCGTCGCGTCGCCGAAGACATGCGGATGGCGGTGGATCAGCTTGGCGACGATGCCACCGGCCACGTCGTCGATGGAGAAGGGGGTCTCCCCATTTTCCGGGCGGGCCTCTTCAGCGATGCGGGCGTGGAACACGACCTGGAGCAGGACGTCGCCGAGCTCCTCGCGCAGTTCGTCGCGGTCGCCCTCCTCGATCGCCTCGACGAGTTCGTACGCCTCCTCGATGCCGTACTTGGCCAGGCCCTTGTGGGTCTGCTGGGAGGACCAGGGGCACTCGGCGCGGATGCGGTCCATGACCTGGACGAGGTCGAGGAGCCGGGCGCCGGGGAGGTCGTAGGAGGCCGGCAGCAGCTCCAGCTCGGGCATGGCGATCCGGCCGGTGCCGGCGAGGCGTGCCAGGCCGTCCGTCAGGACCGGTTCGCCCTCGCCCGTCGCCACCACGACCACCGTGTGCCCGCCGGCGCAGGTGTCGACCAGTTCCTCGGCGGTCGGGGACGCCTCGGCGACGGTGATCCCCGCCTCGCGCAGATACGGCAGCTGCGGGTGCGTGCCGTCCGCGCACAGCACCCGGTCGGCCGCGTGCAGAGCCTGCCAGGCGGGCCAGGAGAGCAGACCGGGGGCGACGCGGTGGCTGGTGGTGAGCAGGACGATGCGGCCGGGGGCGGCGGCCGCGTCGGGAGCGGTCCGCTCGGGGCCCGGGGTGGCTTCGGGGCTGGGAGCGGTCCACTCACGGCCCGGGGTGGCTTCGGGGCTGTTGGCGTTCACGGTTCGAAGCTATCCCACGCCGCCGACAGTCCCGGAAGTTATCCACAGGGCCCGGAGGTGGGCGGGTGTCCTACATGCCCTGCTGGGTCTGCGCCGCCGTGACGTCCCGCAGCCACGGCGTCTTGGCGTCCGCACGGCTGCTCTTCTGGACGTCCCAGGTGCCGTAGCGCGGGTTGAGGTCGACGTTCAGGTCCTCGGAGGCCTCGGAGAGGGCCTTCCAGAACTCGGGGCGGCCGGTGTCCGTGCCGAGCTTCTCGGCGAGCTTCTGGGCCTCCAGCTGGAGGCGGAGGTTCTCCTCGAGGCGCTGCGGCGGGATGCCGTACTGCTGGAGCCAGGTCGTCTCCAGCGCCTTGGCGCCACCGGCCTGCTGTTCCAGGCCGGAGCGCATCGCCTGGATCTCCTTGCGGGAGACGCTCACTCCGGCGTCCTGGGCGGCGCGGTGCAGCACCCGGTCCAGGACCATGGTCTGCAGGGTGTCG
This is a stretch of genomic DNA from Streptomyces hawaiiensis. It encodes these proteins:
- a CDS encoding SurA N-terminal domain-containing protein, with the translated sequence MHRRRRTALVLTAAIAAAAPLLTACGNDAHPGAAAVVGGQRITVSQLDERVGEVRAAQRAAVRDEAQYQQAIARTGTLTRDTLQTMVLDRVLHRAAQDAGVSVSRKEIQAMRSGLEQQAGGAKALETTWLQQYGIPPQRLEENLRLQLEAQKLAEKLGTDTGRPEFWKALSEASEDLNVDLNPRYGTWDVQKSSRADAKTPWLRDVTAAQTQQGM
- a CDS encoding cytochrome P450 family protein encodes the protein MRHEVPGMPELFSWEFAGNPYPAYAWLREHSPVHKTRLPSGVEAWLVTRYADAKQTLADNRLSKNPAHHDEPAHAKGKTGIPGERKADLMTHLLNIDPPDHTRLRRLVSKAFTPRRVAEFAPRVQELTDTLIDGFARKGSADLIHEFAFPLPIYAICDLLGVPPEDQDDFRDWAGMMIRHQGGPRGGVARSVKKMRGYLADLIHRKREALPAEPALGEDLISGLIRASDHGEHLTENEAAAMAFILLFAGFETTVNLIGNGTYALLTHPEERARLQASLAAGESGLLETGVEELLRYDGPVELATWRFATQPLTLGGQRIEAGDPVLVVLAAADRDPERFAGPDVLDLARRDNQHLGYGHGIHYCLGAPLARLEGQTALATLLTRLPDLRLAADPAELRWRGGLIMRGLRTLPVEFAPAESDETSDL
- a CDS encoding nucleoside triphosphate pyrophosphohydrolase yields the protein MNANSPEATPGREWTAPSPEATPGPERTAPDAAAAPGRIVLLTTSHRVAPGLLSWPAWQALHAADRVLCADGTHPQLPYLREAGITVAEASPTAEELVDTCAGGHTVVVVATGEGEPVLTDGLARLAGTGRIAMPELELLPASYDLPGARLLDLVQVMDRIRAECPWSSQQTHKGLAKYGIEEAYELVEAIEEGDRDELREELGDVLLQVVFHARIAEEARPENGETPFSIDDVAGGIVAKLIHRHPHVFGDATASTPEEVKEHWLRTKAVEKQRTSITEGIPLGQPGLALAAKLASRARTADLDIPLPPVEGIGYDLLALAVRAESEGVDPEAALRAAARAYRDAIREAES
- a CDS encoding transglycosylase family protein, producing the protein MLSGNGRHRRPRQAPALLVAAGVTGSAIAIPLLGASGASAADGTTWDRVADCETGGAWSQNSGNGYYGGLQLSQEDWENHGGLDYAASADLASRSQQIAVAERILADQGVGAWRTCGLLSGLQQDKGSESPDSSESSGEVDSPGLLDSLGSPPSESPSSSPSPDASSPSKDETTKTGKSPESDGSSRDRQPDASPSATSEGGTSGTSQQDEDSSASADTGSGRHRGPSADETRAPEGERAEKPTGRHSTPADESSGEESEGAYIVGVGDSLWSIADALRVSGGWHALYEGNEKAVGADPDLIHPGQTLTVGGEADER